A genome region from Bordetella genomosp. 10 includes the following:
- a CDS encoding FUSC family protein: protein MKAPTGEEMLFSVKAYIAAMAALYLSLMIDLPRPFWSVTTAYVVSQNWAGAVRSKAVFRLGGTFIGSTAMVFVVPRLSIYPVLMVGALALWVGMCLYIAVLDRTPRSYMFMLAGYTAGMIALPSVTNAGTVFDTALARVEEISLGILCGSLVHSLILPRGIGPVVMGRLEAAVRDARQWIQAVLRGDTQARTARDRRAIANDITQLRLLSTHIPYDTGNIRWTARSIVAMQDRVAGLTPIVSSMEDRLRTLRASGAPLPADLEPLLDDIAAWLEAGRSSGDDANRATAAALRRRIAELMPAVDAGSDWNTMLLVSLCTRLRELVDHFQEGLALRRDIQAGLNGAPPPMPRMPITSNRALHRDHGIALLSSLAAAFALIICCTFWIGTAWTYGANAALFAVIFSCFFATQDNPVPGIMEFLIYITLSIPISAVYLLLILPALHSFEMVALTIFPTAFILGIYMARPTTFGKAMAMLFGWTGTLALHDTNTADLVSFIDSTLAQNIGVAAAAIIAAVFRKLSAEYSARRIQQANWKELASMASADGPPARASFTVRMLDRIGLLHTRLAERNKDGEPVEEDTLLDLRVGNEIAELQRARRELPVADAAIRPVLDGLAACFRDRVAGVAEQREGVLQRIDLALERVSGATAGVPRHRAIVALVGLRRSLFPQAPAYRPVLAAAPSATPNVPSAS from the coding sequence ATGAAGGCGCCCACCGGCGAGGAGATGCTGTTCTCGGTCAAGGCCTATATCGCGGCCATGGCGGCGCTGTACCTGTCCTTGATGATCGACCTGCCGCGCCCCTTCTGGTCGGTCACCACGGCCTACGTGGTGTCGCAGAACTGGGCCGGCGCGGTCCGCTCGAAGGCGGTGTTCCGTCTCGGGGGCACCTTCATCGGCTCCACGGCCATGGTGTTCGTGGTGCCGCGCCTGTCCATCTATCCGGTGCTGATGGTGGGCGCGCTGGCGCTCTGGGTAGGCATGTGCCTGTACATCGCCGTGCTGGACCGCACGCCGCGTTCCTACATGTTCATGCTCGCCGGCTATACCGCGGGCATGATCGCCCTGCCCAGCGTCACCAACGCCGGCACGGTGTTCGACACCGCCCTGGCGCGCGTGGAGGAAATCAGCCTCGGCATCCTCTGCGGCTCGCTGGTGCACAGCCTGATCCTGCCGCGCGGCATCGGCCCCGTCGTCATGGGCCGCCTGGAAGCCGCCGTGCGCGACGCGCGCCAGTGGATACAGGCGGTGCTGCGCGGCGACACCCAGGCCCGCACCGCGCGCGACCGCCGCGCCATCGCCAACGACATCACGCAACTGCGCCTGCTGTCCACCCACATCCCCTACGACACCGGCAACATCCGCTGGACGGCGCGCTCCATCGTCGCCATGCAGGACCGCGTGGCGGGGCTCACGCCCATCGTGTCGTCGATGGAGGATCGCCTGCGCACCCTGCGGGCCAGCGGCGCTCCCCTGCCGGCGGACCTGGAGCCGCTACTCGACGACATCGCCGCCTGGCTGGAAGCCGGGCGCTCCAGCGGCGACGACGCCAATCGCGCCACCGCCGCCGCGCTGCGCCGCCGCATCGCCGAACTGATGCCCGCCGTGGACGCCGGTTCCGACTGGAACACGATGTTGCTGGTCAGCCTGTGCACGCGCCTGCGCGAACTGGTGGACCACTTCCAGGAAGGGCTGGCGCTGCGGCGCGACATCCAGGCCGGCCTGAACGGCGCGCCGCCCCCCATGCCGCGCATGCCGATCACGTCCAATCGCGCCTTGCACCGCGACCACGGCATCGCCCTGCTGTCCTCGCTGGCGGCCGCCTTCGCGCTGATCATCTGCTGTACGTTCTGGATAGGCACCGCCTGGACCTACGGCGCCAACGCCGCGCTGTTCGCCGTCATCTTTAGCTGCTTCTTCGCGACGCAGGACAACCCGGTGCCGGGCATCATGGAGTTCCTGATCTACATCACGCTCTCCATTCCCATCTCGGCGGTCTACCTGCTGCTCATCCTGCCCGCCCTGCATTCCTTCGAGATGGTGGCGCTGACGATTTTCCCGACGGCGTTCATCCTGGGCATCTACATGGCGCGGCCGACCACCTTCGGCAAGGCCATGGCGATGCTGTTCGGCTGGACCGGCACGCTGGCCCTGCACGACACCAACACCGCCGACCTGGTGTCCTTCATCGACAGCACCCTGGCGCAGAACATCGGCGTGGCCGCGGCCGCCATCATCGCCGCGGTGTTCCGCAAGCTCAGCGCCGAGTACAGCGCGCGCCGCATCCAGCAGGCCAATTGGAAAGAACTAGCCAGCATGGCCAGCGCCGACGGCCCGCCCGCGCGCGCCAGTTTCACCGTGCGCATGCTGGACCGCATCGGCCTGCTGCACACGCGCCTGGCCGAGCGCAACAAGGACGGCGAGCCGGTGGAAGAAGACACGCTGCTGGACCTGCGCGTCGGCAACGAAATCGCGGAACTGCAACGCGCGCGCCGGGAACTACCTGTCGCCGACGCCGCGATACGCCCCGTGCTGGACGGCCTCGCGGCCTGCTTCCGCGACCGCGTCGCCGGCGTCGCCGAACAGCGCGAAGGCGTCCTGCAAAGAATCGACCTGGCCCTGGAACGCGTCAGCGGCGCCACGGCGGGCGTTCCGCGCCACCGCGCCATCGTCGCCCTGGTGGGCCTGCGCCGCTCGCTGTTTCCCCAGGCGCCGGCCTATCGGCCCGTGCTGGCCGCGGCGCCGTCCGCAACCCCTAACGTCCCGTCCGCATCATGA
- a CDS encoding MarR family winged helix-turn-helix transcriptional regulator, giving the protein MNTPADTRLMALTAHLMVIHRAYRAAADKALADYGLSQATAWPVITAGRLGDGVRQGVLAEAMGVEGPSLVRVLDQLVAAGLIERREDPLDRRAKTVHLTEAGNELRERVETMLVHLRRRLFAGCDENDLEACMRVFESLKSSLAHHHSEPGTVYEPLPHAPAPGGSSTEQQP; this is encoded by the coding sequence ATGAATACTCCCGCCGACACCCGCCTCATGGCCCTCACGGCCCATTTGATGGTGATCCATCGCGCCTACCGCGCCGCGGCCGACAAGGCCCTGGCCGATTACGGCCTGTCGCAGGCCACGGCGTGGCCCGTGATCACCGCCGGCCGCCTGGGCGACGGCGTGCGCCAGGGCGTGCTGGCCGAGGCCATGGGCGTGGAAGGCCCCTCCCTGGTCCGCGTGCTGGACCAGCTCGTCGCCGCCGGCCTGATCGAACGCCGCGAAGACCCGCTGGATCGCCGCGCCAAGACGGTGCACCTGACCGAAGCGGGCAACGAACTGCGCGAACGCGTCGAAACCATGCTGGTGCACCTGCGCCGCCGCCTGTTCGCCGGCTGCGACGAGAACGACCTCGAGGCCTGCATGCGCGTATTCGAAAGCCTGAAGTCCTCGCTGGCCCACCATCATTCCGAGCCGGGCACGGTCTACGAACCCCTGCCCCACGCGCCGGCGCCGGGCGGCTCATCGACGGAGCAGCAGCCATGA
- a CDS encoding VOC family protein, with translation MDTPVATPPNAFHLALNVLDLDEARRFYGGALGCREGRSTETWVDFDFFGHQLSLHLGEPLKTARTGKVGDKLVPMPHFGLALMLPQWQALAERLKASGQVDFVLAPQVRFEGEPGEQWTMFFMDPFGNPIEVKGFRTLEALYAI, from the coding sequence ATGGATACGCCCGTCGCCACGCCGCCGAATGCCTTTCACCTTGCCTTGAACGTGCTGGACCTGGATGAAGCGCGCCGCTTTTATGGCGGCGCCCTGGGTTGCCGGGAAGGCCGCAGCACGGAGACGTGGGTGGATTTCGATTTCTTCGGCCACCAGTTGTCCCTGCACCTGGGCGAGCCCCTGAAGACCGCGCGCACCGGCAAGGTGGGCGACAAGCTGGTGCCCATGCCGCATTTCGGCCTGGCCCTGATGCTGCCGCAATGGCAGGCCCTGGCCGAGCGCCTGAAGGCCAGCGGCCAGGTCGATTTCGTGCTGGCGCCGCAGGTCCGCTTCGAAGGCGAACCCGGCGAGCAATGGACCATGTTCTTCATGGACCCGTTCGGCAACCCGATCGAAGTGAAGGGTTTCCGCACGCTGGAAGCGCTGTACGCGATCTGA
- a CDS encoding enoyl-CoA hydratase, whose protein sequence is MTSPQRILSQKTGAIGWLIFNHPEKHNAVSLEMSAAVAPVIADFEADPDIRVVVVKGAGDRAFIAGSNISNFDAVRANPEENRRYQEISQGSYDAVYRCAKPTIAMIKGYCMGGGMDYAASCDIRICSDDAVFAIPAVKLGLGYGYQGQIRLNRLIGASRARDLYFTGRRYDAGEALAAGLVHEVAPAAGLEARVRAYAESIAENAPLTMRALKRVFLELERPPAERDMDAAHALISACYDSEDYREGKAAFAEKRKPRFSGR, encoded by the coding sequence ATGACGAGCCCCCAACGCATCCTGTCCCAAAAAACCGGCGCCATCGGCTGGCTGATCTTCAACCACCCTGAAAAGCACAACGCCGTATCCCTGGAGATGTCCGCGGCCGTCGCCCCCGTCATCGCGGATTTCGAGGCCGATCCCGATATCCGCGTGGTGGTGGTCAAGGGCGCGGGCGACCGCGCCTTCATCGCCGGGTCGAATATCTCCAACTTCGACGCGGTGCGCGCCAATCCCGAGGAAAACCGCCGCTACCAGGAGATCAGCCAGGGTTCGTACGACGCCGTCTACCGCTGCGCCAAGCCGACCATCGCCATGATCAAGGGCTATTGCATGGGCGGCGGCATGGACTACGCGGCAAGCTGCGACATCCGCATCTGTTCCGACGATGCGGTCTTCGCCATTCCCGCCGTCAAGCTGGGGCTGGGCTACGGCTATCAAGGCCAGATACGGCTCAACCGCCTGATCGGCGCCAGCCGTGCCCGCGACCTGTACTTCACCGGACGCCGCTACGACGCCGGGGAAGCCCTGGCGGCGGGACTGGTGCATGAAGTGGCGCCGGCCGCCGGGCTGGAAGCGCGCGTGCGGGCCTATGCCGAATCGATCGCGGAGAATGCGCCGCTTACCATGCGGGCCTTGAAGCGGGTCTTCCTGGAATTGGAAAGGCCGCCGGCCGAACGCGACATGGACGCCGCGCACGCCCTGATTTCCGCCTGCTACGACAGCGAGGACTATCGGGAAGGCAAGGCGGCGTTCGCCGAAAAGCGCAAGCCGCGCTTTAGCGGCCGCTGA
- a CDS encoding acyl-CoA thioesterase, producing MLKIIDDGGALSAPLHTAHLDVRWGDLDADGHVNNATLLAYVEEARMQWSGALGLQRSAPGLMSVVASQACTYRMPVGYPARLAVTLRCGHVGNSSVGLVFDVVDAGDGGIDHARAAITWVWVDREDKRPRPMPPALRAACLAAFEAP from the coding sequence ATGCTGAAAATCATCGACGACGGCGGCGCGCTCTCGGCGCCGCTGCACACCGCGCACCTGGACGTCCGCTGGGGCGACCTCGACGCGGACGGGCACGTCAACAACGCGACCCTGCTGGCGTATGTGGAAGAAGCGCGGATGCAGTGGTCCGGCGCGCTGGGACTGCAACGGTCCGCGCCCGGGCTGATGTCCGTGGTCGCCAGCCAGGCATGCACGTATCGCATGCCGGTCGGCTATCCGGCGCGCCTGGCCGTGACCCTGCGCTGCGGCCACGTCGGCAACAGCAGCGTCGGCCTGGTTTTCGACGTGGTCGATGCCGGCGATGGCGGCATCGACCACGCCCGCGCCGCCATCACCTGGGTCTGGGTCGACCGCGAGGACAAGCGCCCGCGTCCCATGCCGCCCGCCCTGCGCGCCGCCTGCCTGGCGGCTTTCGAAGCCCCCTGA
- a CDS encoding CaiB/BaiF CoA transferase family protein, whose product MHAQTESLAPAGHERREGPLKRFRILDLTRVRAGPTCIRQFADWGADVIKIESPEYMEVSDGWGGLRDGPDFQNLHRNKRSLTINLKDPEGREIFMKLVKDADVVAENFRPDVKFRLGIDYESLKAVNPRIVYASISGFGQDGPYAKRPGFDHIVQGMGGLMSITGDPAHGPMRTGIAVADTGAGMYCAMAIMTALLEREVSGEGQWVQVSLLQAMIAMCDFQAARWLFLKEIPGQPGNNHPTSIPTGVYPTADGYINIAAGEQAMFRRLVNAMGVPELMEREEYSTEQGRSDHRDSLNAELSALTRQRTTAEWMKRMEEGQVAAGPINRMNEVFADPQVKHLGIATPVRHRRLGTVEMVGQPFSLSRTPSQMRTAAPDRGDDTAAVLRELDYTEDDIARLRQDGVI is encoded by the coding sequence GTGCATGCGCAAACTGAATCCCTTGCTCCCGCCGGCCACGAACGGCGCGAAGGACCGCTCAAGCGGTTCCGCATCCTGGACCTGACGCGGGTGCGCGCCGGCCCCACCTGCATCCGCCAGTTCGCCGACTGGGGCGCCGACGTCATCAAGATCGAAAGCCCGGAATACATGGAAGTCAGCGACGGCTGGGGCGGCCTGCGCGACGGGCCGGACTTCCAGAACCTGCATCGCAACAAGCGCTCCCTGACCATCAACCTGAAGGATCCCGAGGGCCGCGAGATCTTCATGAAGCTGGTCAAGGACGCGGACGTCGTCGCCGAGAACTTCCGGCCCGACGTCAAGTTCCGGCTGGGCATCGACTACGAAAGCCTGAAGGCCGTCAATCCGCGCATCGTCTACGCCAGCATCTCCGGCTTCGGCCAGGACGGCCCCTATGCGAAGCGTCCCGGCTTCGACCACATCGTGCAGGGCATGGGCGGCCTGATGTCCATCACCGGAGACCCGGCGCACGGTCCCATGCGCACCGGCATCGCGGTGGCGGACACCGGCGCGGGCATGTATTGCGCCATGGCCATCATGACGGCCCTGCTGGAGCGCGAAGTATCGGGCGAAGGGCAATGGGTGCAGGTGTCCCTGTTGCAGGCGATGATCGCGATGTGCGATTTCCAGGCCGCGCGCTGGCTCTTCCTCAAGGAGATCCCGGGGCAGCCGGGCAACAACCATCCGACCTCCATTCCCACCGGCGTCTACCCGACGGCCGACGGCTACATCAACATAGCCGCGGGCGAACAGGCCATGTTCCGCCGCCTGGTCAATGCCATGGGGGTGCCGGAATTGATGGAGCGCGAGGAGTACAGTACCGAGCAGGGCCGCTCCGATCACCGCGATAGCCTGAACGCCGAGCTGAGCGCGCTGACCCGCCAGCGGACCACGGCCGAGTGGATGAAGCGCATGGAGGAAGGCCAGGTCGCGGCCGGCCCCATCAACCGGATGAACGAGGTGTTCGCCGATCCGCAGGTCAAGCACCTGGGCATCGCCACGCCGGTCCGGCATCGCCGCCTGGGCACGGTGGAAATGGTGGGCCAGCCCTTCAGCCTGAGCCGCACGCCCAGCCAGATGCGCACGGCGGCGCCGGACCGCGGCGACGATACCGCCGCGGTGCTGCGCGAGCTCGATTACACGGAGGACGACATCGCGCGCCTGCGGCAAGATGGCGTGATATGA
- a CDS encoding hydantoinase/oxoprolinase family protein produces the protein MQAGKYALGIDIGGTFTDIVVYDTQGGTSTSHKELTTPKAPHEGVIRGVRTLFEREVLPYANVDRVIHATTLFTNALIERKGAVTGLITTAGFRDTLEMAREHKYELFDLHIELPRPLVPRHLRLEAAERIGPDGVVQQPLDVAQAVEQAGRLAAAGATSIAIVFLHAYANPVHERMARDAIAAAYPELFISISSDVSPQIREYERTSTTVANAYVKPLADGYLDRMNARIQQLGIQAPLFMMLSNGGLTHVDEAKRVPIQLLESGPAAGALAGAFFGGRAGIEDVLAFDMGGTTAKLAIIEAGKPLIAHRFEASREKRLTEGSGLPISISTIELIEIGAGGGSIAHLDALGLLKVGPESAGSLPGPACYGRGGTQPTVTDANLVLGFLDPAAFAGGTMSIDVAKAEDAMRPLAAQSNLSVPEFAWGIHSIVNENMAAAARVHVAERGHHAGKFALLLTGGGGPLHGCEIARRLGMTRAICPPGAGVASALGLLMAPARIDRMVSVGWTLETVDWAALEAEYGRIERDARAVIDATLPGQGAAARSQRAADLRFAGQGFEVITDLPAGPYTADSYGAIREAFLATYAKTFGQVPPRGNIEIINIRAAVSAGGGEGGLDVDTGAVSAAGAARGTRRMYLAERKDYAEVPVYERGAFKAGQAFRGPAIVQEASSTLIVPPRATVEVDAGGSLIVHLDAAAPSAPVPSPAIEESEKQRACAN, from the coding sequence ATGCAAGCTGGAAAATATGCGCTGGGTATCGACATCGGCGGCACGTTCACCGATATCGTCGTCTACGACACCCAAGGCGGCACGTCGACGTCGCACAAGGAATTGACCACGCCCAAGGCCCCGCACGAAGGCGTCATCCGCGGGGTGCGTACCCTGTTCGAGCGCGAGGTGCTGCCCTATGCGAACGTGGATCGCGTCATCCACGCGACGACGCTCTTCACCAACGCGCTGATCGAACGCAAGGGCGCGGTCACCGGCCTGATCACCACCGCCGGCTTCCGCGACACGCTGGAAATGGCGCGCGAGCACAAGTACGAGCTGTTCGACCTGCACATCGAGCTGCCCCGTCCGCTGGTGCCGCGCCATCTGCGCCTGGAGGCGGCCGAGCGCATCGGCCCCGACGGCGTCGTGCAGCAGCCGCTGGACGTCGCGCAAGCCGTCGAGCAGGCCGGCCGCCTGGCCGCCGCGGGCGCCACGTCCATCGCCATCGTCTTCCTGCACGCCTACGCCAATCCGGTGCACGAGCGCATGGCGCGCGACGCCATCGCCGCGGCCTATCCGGAGTTGTTCATTTCGATTTCCTCGGACGTCTCGCCGCAGATCCGGGAGTACGAGCGCACCTCGACCACGGTGGCCAACGCCTACGTGAAGCCGCTGGCCGACGGCTACCTGGACCGCATGAACGCGCGGATCCAGCAATTGGGCATCCAGGCGCCGCTGTTCATGATGCTGTCCAACGGCGGCCTGACGCACGTCGACGAAGCCAAGCGCGTTCCCATCCAGTTGCTGGAATCCGGCCCCGCGGCGGGCGCGCTGGCCGGCGCCTTCTTCGGCGGCCGCGCCGGCATCGAGGATGTGCTGGCCTTCGACATGGGCGGCACCACCGCCAAGCTCGCGATCATCGAGGCGGGCAAGCCGCTCATCGCGCATCGCTTCGAGGCCAGCCGCGAAAAACGGCTGACCGAGGGCAGCGGCCTGCCGATCTCGATCTCCACCATCGAACTGATCGAGATCGGCGCCGGCGGCGGCAGCATCGCCCATCTGGACGCGCTGGGCCTGCTGAAGGTCGGCCCCGAAAGCGCCGGCTCGCTGCCCGGACCGGCCTGCTATGGCCGCGGCGGCACGCAACCGACCGTCACCGATGCCAACCTGGTGCTGGGCTTCCTGGACCCGGCCGCCTTCGCCGGCGGCACCATGTCCATCGACGTCGCCAAGGCCGAGGACGCCATGCGGCCGCTGGCGGCGCAATCGAACCTGTCGGTGCCGGAATTCGCCTGGGGCATCCATTCCATCGTCAACGAGAACATGGCCGCGGCCGCCCGCGTGCACGTCGCCGAACGCGGCCATCATGCAGGCAAGTTCGCGCTGCTCCTCACCGGCGGCGGCGGTCCCCTGCATGGCTGCGAGATCGCGCGGCGGCTGGGCATGACGCGCGCCATCTGCCCGCCGGGCGCCGGCGTCGCCTCGGCGCTGGGCCTGTTGATGGCGCCGGCGCGCATCGACCGCATGGTCAGCGTCGGCTGGACGCTGGAAACCGTGGACTGGGCCGCGCTGGAAGCCGAATACGGCCGCATCGAGCGCGACGCCCGCGCCGTCATCGATGCCACGCTGCCCGGCCAGGGGGCGGCCGCGCGCAGCCAGCGGGCGGCCGACCTGCGCTTCGCCGGCCAGGGCTTCGAAGTCATCACCGACCTGCCGGCGGGACCTTATACGGCGGACAGCTACGGCGCCATCCGCGAGGCTTTCCTGGCGACCTACGCCAAGACCTTCGGCCAGGTGCCGCCGCGCGGCAATATCGAGATCATCAACATCCGCGCGGCGGTCTCGGCCGGCGGCGGCGAAGGCGGACTGGACGTCGACACCGGCGCCGTCTCGGCCGCCGGCGCCGCGCGCGGCACCCGCCGCATGTACCTGGCCGAGCGCAAGGACTATGCTGAAGTGCCCGTCTATGAGCGCGGCGCGTTCAAGGCCGGCCAGGCCTTCCGCGGCCCGGCCATCGTGCAGGAAGCCTCCTCCACGCTCATCGTGCCGCCACGGGCGACGGTGGAAGTCGACGCCGGCGGCAGCCTGATCGTGCACCTGGACGCCGCCGCCCCGTCCGCGCCGGTCCCCTCTCCCGCCATCGAAGAAAGCGAGAAACAACGTGCATGCGCAAACTGA
- a CDS encoding hydantoinase B/oxoprolinase family protein — protein sequence MSKTLDAITLELLWTRMISIVDEAAAAMVRTSFSTIVRESNDFACVLTTADGRSVAQATNSIPSFMNTMPRTIRHFLEAFPLDRLEPGDVLITNDIWQGTGHLPDISVAKPIFLDSKVVAWAGSVAHAPDIGGRIRSADAREVYEEGLQIPIMKVMRKGEIDETFERIIRKNVREPDQVMGDLFAQFTALRMIESRMLALMAERGLSEIDTLAGEIHARSEKAMRDAIRGLPEGVYRRSAISDGLDHPIKLELTLTIKDGEITVDYAGTDAQVPRSINVCLAYTIAYTCYGLRAVLLPNVPNNEGVMAPIHVKAPEGCILHSRPPAAGGARALIGHFVPMMVIGALADAMPERAIAAVGSPLWCVNLSGVRESGLPFTNLFFMNGGYGGSHRQDGANVLSWPSNISSTPVEMIEKMSPLHVRHRRLRSGTGGAGMHRGGTGQAIAFENRNKTPIVVSFMAERTRDEAAAQGLAGGESGAPGAVILNGAVVNPKVQHVLNPGEVVELLTPGGGGFGPAARRDPAATLRDEQDGYIGAAAHQ from the coding sequence ATGAGTAAAACCTTAGACGCGATCACGCTGGAGCTGCTCTGGACCCGCATGATCTCCATCGTCGACGAAGCCGCCGCCGCCATGGTGCGCACGTCCTTCTCCACCATCGTGCGCGAATCCAACGATTTCGCATGCGTGCTGACCACCGCCGACGGCCGCTCCGTCGCGCAGGCGACCAACAGCATCCCCTCCTTCATGAACACCATGCCGCGGACCATCCGGCACTTCCTGGAGGCGTTCCCGCTGGACCGGCTTGAACCGGGCGACGTGTTGATCACCAACGACATCTGGCAAGGCACGGGACACCTCCCGGACATCTCCGTGGCCAAGCCCATATTCCTCGACAGCAAGGTGGTCGCATGGGCCGGCTCGGTGGCGCACGCGCCCGACATCGGCGGCCGCATCCGTTCCGCCGACGCGCGCGAGGTCTATGAGGAAGGCCTGCAGATTCCCATCATGAAGGTGATGCGCAAGGGCGAGATCGACGAGACCTTCGAACGCATCATCCGCAAGAACGTGCGCGAGCCCGACCAGGTCATGGGCGATCTCTTCGCGCAATTCACGGCGCTGCGCATGATCGAATCGCGCATGCTGGCGTTGATGGCCGAACGCGGACTGAGCGAGATCGACACGCTGGCCGGCGAAATCCACGCCCGCTCCGAAAAAGCCATGCGCGACGCCATTCGCGGCCTGCCCGAGGGCGTGTACCGCCGCAGCGCCATCAGCGACGGGCTGGACCATCCGATCAAGCTGGAACTCACGCTGACGATAAAGGACGGGGAAATCACGGTCGACTACGCCGGCACCGATGCGCAGGTGCCGCGCTCCATCAACGTCTGCCTGGCCTACACCATCGCCTACACCTGCTACGGCCTGCGCGCGGTGCTGCTGCCGAACGTGCCCAACAACGAAGGCGTGATGGCGCCCATCCACGTCAAGGCGCCCGAAGGCTGCATCCTCCATTCCAGGCCGCCCGCCGCCGGCGGCGCGCGCGCCCTGATCGGCCACTTCGTGCCCATGATGGTCATCGGCGCGCTGGCCGACGCCATGCCCGAGCGCGCCATCGCGGCGGTCGGCTCGCCGCTGTGGTGCGTCAACCTGTCCGGCGTCCGCGAGTCCGGCCTCCCCTTCACCAACCTGTTCTTCATGAACGGCGGCTATGGCGGCTCGCACCGGCAGGACGGCGCCAACGTGCTTTCCTGGCCCAGCAACATCTCCTCCACGCCGGTGGAGATGATCGAGAAGATGTCGCCGCTGCACGTGCGGCACCGCCGGCTGCGCAGCGGCACGGGCGGCGCCGGCATGCACCGCGGCGGCACGGGCCAGGCGATCGCCTTCGAGAACCGCAACAAGACGCCCATCGTCGTCAGCTTCATGGCCGAACGCACCCGCGACGAGGCCGCCGCGCAGGGCCTGGCGGGCGGCGAGTCCGGCGCGCCCGGCGCCGTCATCCTGAACGGGGCCGTCGTCAACCCCAAGGTCCAGCACGTCCTGAATCCCGGCGAGGTCGTGGAGCTGCTGACGCCCGGCGGCGGTGGCTTCGGCCCGGCCGCGCGCCGGGATCCCGCCGCGACGCTGCGCGATGAGCAGGACGGCTACATCGGCGCCGCCGCCCACCAGTAA
- a CDS encoding LysR substrate-binding domain-containing protein — protein MKTTATADPRGAQTLKIHEVEAFRAVMIRGTATDAAVLLHTSQPVISKLISRFQRHIGIKLFELHKSRLVPTPEARILFNTIERTYVGMEHIAQTIAELRGGHSGKLIVGSQPSFGMGPLASIATAFLKERPGIQIQIETVTSGLIRHSVISGKADLGIAERSIDVAGVNAAPLVQVNTVCVMHKAHALAGKRVIRARDLQGVPMIVPSRDSASHASVAAMFAREQVEPEVVVETGYGMNMCVLALQGAGVALVSPFAALPLRRAGLAVKRFEPSLPIELMLMTAIDTPPSRIAAMFIERLHEAMAPLRETWG, from the coding sequence ATGAAGACGACGGCGACGGCCGACCCGCGCGGCGCGCAGACGCTGAAGATCCACGAGGTCGAGGCCTTTCGCGCGGTGATGATCCGCGGCACGGCGACCGACGCGGCGGTGCTGCTGCATACTTCGCAGCCGGTGATCAGCAAGCTTATCTCGCGCTTCCAGCGCCACATCGGCATCAAGCTGTTCGAGCTGCACAAGAGCCGGCTGGTGCCCACGCCCGAGGCCCGCATCCTGTTCAACACCATCGAGCGCACCTACGTGGGCATGGAGCACATCGCGCAGACCATCGCGGAACTGCGCGGCGGGCATAGCGGCAAGTTGATCGTGGGCAGCCAGCCTTCCTTCGGCATGGGGCCGCTCGCCAGCATCGCGACGGCCTTCCTGAAGGAAAGGCCGGGCATCCAGATCCAGATCGAGACGGTGACCTCGGGCCTGATCCGGCATAGCGTCATTTCGGGCAAGGCCGACCTGGGGATCGCCGAACGGTCCATCGACGTGGCGGGCGTGAACGCGGCGCCGCTGGTGCAGGTCAATACGGTCTGCGTCATGCACAAGGCGCATGCGCTGGCGGGCAAGCGCGTCATCCGGGCCAGGGACCTGCAAGGCGTGCCGATGATCGTGCCTTCGCGCGACAGCGCTTCCCATGCCTCGGTCGCGGCCATGTTCGCGCGCGAGCAGGTGGAGCCGGAGGTGGTGGTCGAGACCGGCTACGGCATGAATATGTGCGTGCTTGCGCTGCAAGGGGCGGGCGTGGCGCTGGTCAGCCCCTTCGCGGCGCTGCCCTTGCGGCGCGCGGGGCTGGCGGTCAAGCGCTTCGAGCCCAGCCTGCCGATCGAGCTGATGCTGATGACCGCCATCGACACGCCGCCCTCGCGCATCGCCGCGATGTTCATCGAGCGCCTGCACGAGGCGATGGCGCCCTTGCGCGAGACGTGGGGATAG